A stretch of the Lolium perenne isolate Kyuss_39 chromosome 3, Kyuss_2.0, whole genome shotgun sequence genome encodes the following:
- the LOC127341575 gene encoding DEAD-box ATP-dependent RNA helicase 39, producing MAMAAAGRCLHLHRPSPLRLRVLRAALSTAAPPSSSPSPAPAAPPRHELLLERLRLRHLKDSSPAPPKPLRDRARGPQQQHQQQRTVEVETFAELGLEDQVLAAMREAGISKPTEIQCLAVPAILDGTSVVLGSHTGSGKTLAYLLPLVQLLRHDEATLGMSMKPRRPRAVVLCPTRELTEQVFRVAKSISHHARFRSTMVSGGTRLKPQEDSLNMPVDMVVGTPGRILDHIKEGNIVYGDIKYLILDEADTMFDQGFGEDLRKFLAPLKNRASKPGDQGFQTVLVSATMTKGVQKLIDEEFEGIVHLRTSTFQKRIATARHDFMKLSGSENKLEALLQVLVPSLAKGNKVMVFCNTMNSSRAVDHFLTENQISTVNYHGEVPAEERVENLKKFRNEEGDCPTLVCTDLAARGLDLEVDHVIMFDFPKNSIDYLHRTGRTARMGAKGKVTSLVAKKDVPLAARIEDAMKKNESLESLTTSNVRRDSANPQTPSTKGRTPRLARNSESPRVANLKSKRGVTLSRRAPKVAIKDTTSTRKRSSTNSQPSSSRKHSPAKNPPKPRPAEARTAKPVRAVSKGGVKVGKSSRGKPEGRKEDTLNKVGSKLSVVGFRGRSTGKSAQAH from the exons atggcgatggccgccgccggccgctgcctccacctccaccgccccTCCCCACTCCGCCTGCGCGTCCTCCGCGCCGCCCTCTCCACCGCcgcccccccttcttcctcccccTCCCCCGCCCCCGCGGCCCCGCCCCGCCACGAGCTCCTCCTcgagcgcctccgcctccgccacctCAAGGACTCCTCCCCCGCCCCCCCGAAGCCGCTCCGGGACAGGGCCAGGGGCCCGCAGCAGCAGCACCAGCAGCAGAGGACCGTCGAGGTGGAGACCTTCGCGGAGCTCGGGCTCGAGGACCAGGTGCTCGCCGCCATGCGGGAGGCCGGCATCTCCAAGCCCACCGAGATCCAGTGCCTCGCCGTGCCCGCCATCCTCGACGGCACCAGCGTCGTGCTCGGCTCCCACACCGGCTCCGGGAAGACGCTCGCCTACCTGCTCCCTCTCGTTCAG CTCCTGCGTCATGATGAAGCGACATTGGGTATGTCAATGAAACCAAGGCGACCGAGAGCAGTGGTCTTGTGTCCAACAAGGGAGTTGACCGAGCAG GTCTTTCGTGTTGCAAAATCCATTAGTCATCATGCCCGTTTTCGTTCAACGATGGTTAGCGGAGGCACTCGTCTAAAACCACAGGAAGATTCGTTGAACATGCCTGTTGACATGGTTGTGGGAACACCTGGGAGGATCCTCGATCATATTAAGGAGGGTAATATCGTTTACGGTGACATTAAGTATCTG ATTCTAGATGAGGCAGATACAATGTTTGATCAAGGCTTTGGAGAAGACTTACGGAAGTTTCTTGCTCCTTTGAAGAATCGTGCTTCAAAGCCTGGCGATCAAGGTTTCCAAACCGTATTAGTGTCCGCTACCATGACTAAG GGAGTGCAAAAGCTGATTGATGAGGAATTCGAAGGCATTGTTCATTTGCGGACATCAACCTTTCAAAAGAGAATTGCAACTGCACGACATGACTTCATGAAACTTTCTGGTTCAGAGAACAAACTTGAGGCTCTCCTGCAG GTTCTTGTGCCAAGCTTAGCAAAGGGAAACAAAGTTATGGTTTTCTGCAACACTATGAATTCAAGTCGTGCAGTGGACCATTTTCTAACTGAGAATCAGATATCTACTGTGAATTACCATGGAGAGGTTCCTGCTGAAGAGAG AGTTGAGAACCTGAAGAAGTTCCGGAATGAAGAGGGGGATTGCCCAACACTGGTCTGCACTGATCTGGCAGCTAGAGGCCTAGACTTGGAGGTTGACCATGTCATCATGTTCGACTTCCCGAAAAACTCT ATTGATTATCTCCATAGAACGGGAAGAACGGCACGAATGGGAGCCAAAG GGAAAGTTACAAGCCTTGTAGCTAAGAAAGATGTGCCTTTAGCGGCAAGGATTGAAGACGCCATGAAGAAAAATGAGAGCCTAGAATCGCTCACAACTAGCAACGTAAGGAGGGATTCTGCCAACCCTCAAACTCCAAGCACCAAAGGAAGGACCCCAAGGTTGGCGAGGAATTCAGAGTCTCCAAGGGTTGCTAATCTGAAGAGTAAAAGGGGAGTGACACTGTCGAGAAGGGCACCAAAGGTTGCCATCAAGGACACAACTTCTACCAGAAAGCGCTCGTCGACCAACAGCCAGCCTTCTTCGTCCAGGAAGCACTCGCCGGCTAAGAACCCACCAAAGCCCAGACCGGCAGAGGCCAGGACGGCCAAGCCGGTGAGAGCTGTTAGCAAGGGTGGCGTGAAGGTCGGGAAGAGCAGCAGAGGGAAGCCAGAGGGCCGGAAAGAGGATACTCTGAATAAGGTGGGAAGTAAGCTGAGCGTGGTTGGATTCAGAGGGCGCAGCACAGGGAAGTCGGCACAGGCTCACTGA